The Aeromicrobium sp. Leaf245 genome includes a region encoding these proteins:
- a CDS encoding FkbM family methyltransferase has translation MTVLDRATWVARRTRQTVSVFDNGWSVLRQLAARADELAFEVDGLTIHCPNVPGARVPVYEVFAEDEYSLDWFGHGLPDDVHVVDIGAHIGCFSTDLLRRFPGATVHSYEPTPSTGAYTVRNVESNGLADRITVHRTAVGSRAGTLVMADNGPGSGHNGVLHLGEAGSVEIEVACDSIADAFAAAGGRVDLLKMDAEGAEYGILLDSDPTLWSGVRRLVMEYHHSEQHGFDDLRTFLEGTGMTLVRHETGGPGFGLAWFSRDALPPHVAV, from the coding sequence ATGACCGTCCTCGACCGCGCCACCTGGGTGGCGCGCCGCACCCGCCAGACCGTGTCGGTCTTCGACAACGGCTGGAGCGTCCTGCGCCAGCTGGCCGCCCGTGCCGACGAGCTGGCCTTCGAGGTGGACGGCTTGACGATCCACTGCCCGAACGTGCCGGGTGCGCGGGTCCCCGTGTACGAGGTGTTCGCCGAGGACGAGTACTCGCTGGACTGGTTCGGGCACGGACTGCCCGACGACGTGCACGTGGTCGACATCGGGGCGCACATCGGCTGCTTCTCGACCGACCTCCTGCGGCGGTTCCCCGGGGCCACCGTCCACTCCTACGAGCCGACACCGTCCACCGGTGCCTACACCGTGCGCAACGTCGAGTCCAACGGTCTCGCCGACCGGATCACCGTGCACCGCACCGCCGTCGGCTCGCGGGCCGGCACGTTGGTGATGGCCGACAACGGACCGGGCAGCGGCCACAACGGCGTCCTGCACCTCGGCGAGGCCGGGTCCGTCGAGATCGAGGTCGCCTGCGACAGCATCGCCGACGCGTTCGCCGCGGCCGGCGGTCGGGTGGACCTGCTGAAGATGGACGCCGAGGGAGCGGAGTACGGGATCCTGCTCGACTCCGACCCGACCCTCTGGTCGGGCGTGCGGCGGCTCGTCATGGAGTACCACCACTCTGAACAGCACGGCTTCGACGACCTGCGGACGTTCCTCGAGGGCACGGGCATGACGCTGGTGCGGCACGAGACCGGAGGCCCCGGCTTCGGTCTGGCCTGGTTCTCGCGCGACGCGCTGCCGCCCCACGTCGCGGTCTGA
- a CDS encoding O-antigen ligase: protein MAVLESVKERVGPRERRAIRAAVLPVLVVGVLLVVLVPLSSLGGVGAGLALTFAVGLVVLAAVGVESTAVAVLAIGIALSPLDNFRPIGALAFASLSDLVLLAGLLVLLPVLLRKPLPSEWLFLAAAVGLVVVGLVSSAGAEESGASLNSLLRLLVGALLLPVAFMVWRPSRGVVVGFALMYVVGNVGNLVAAYTVGESSWDGRRIGYSTHPNVMGLCAMLGLALVPFLLRVLPRRWSWLVLLLGAACAWNVWVSGSRAALVVAVAVAVLFVALERRVEVALALFGLAIPALWIVGNALTGGGSMQNNVLGRLLGGGTAAGSDAEREYLAKVALDAFTSHPVLGIGLGDVMEAHNIYLQVAAAVGIVGTAVYLVLLASVALRAITLPGPSALLALPVLGYAMIGLMTTILWDRYVWAVLALPFLVRLGDGAPEADPADTVPSTDQWETA, encoded by the coding sequence ATGGCCGTGCTGGAGTCGGTGAAGGAGCGCGTGGGCCCACGGGAGCGTCGGGCGATCAGGGCTGCGGTTCTGCCCGTCCTGGTCGTGGGTGTGCTGCTGGTCGTGCTGGTTCCGTTGTCGTCGCTCGGCGGGGTGGGGGCCGGGCTCGCGCTGACCTTCGCGGTCGGTCTCGTCGTCCTCGCCGCGGTCGGGGTCGAGAGCACGGCGGTCGCGGTCCTCGCGATCGGGATCGCCCTGTCGCCGCTCGACAACTTCCGTCCGATCGGGGCGCTGGCGTTCGCGTCGCTGTCCGACCTGGTGCTGCTGGCGGGTCTGCTTGTCCTCCTGCCCGTGCTGCTGCGCAAGCCCCTGCCGAGCGAGTGGCTGTTCCTCGCCGCCGCCGTAGGGCTCGTCGTCGTCGGGCTGGTGTCGTCCGCCGGTGCCGAGGAGAGCGGTGCGAGCCTCAACAGCCTGCTCCGGCTGCTCGTGGGCGCGCTGCTCCTGCCCGTCGCCTTCATGGTCTGGCGGCCATCGCGAGGCGTGGTCGTCGGCTTCGCGCTCATGTACGTGGTCGGCAACGTGGGCAACCTCGTGGCGGCGTACACGGTCGGCGAGTCCTCCTGGGACGGACGGCGCATCGGCTACTCGACGCACCCCAACGTGATGGGCCTGTGCGCGATGCTCGGCCTCGCACTCGTGCCGTTCCTCCTGCGGGTGCTTCCCCGCCGGTGGTCCTGGCTGGTCCTCCTGCTGGGCGCCGCGTGCGCGTGGAACGTCTGGGTCAGCGGCAGCCGGGCCGCGCTCGTGGTCGCCGTCGCGGTCGCCGTGCTCTTCGTGGCGCTGGAGCGTCGGGTCGAGGTCGCCCTCGCGCTCTTCGGGCTCGCCATCCCCGCCCTGTGGATCGTCGGCAACGCCCTGACCGGCGGCGGCTCGATGCAGAACAACGTGCTGGGCCGGCTCCTCGGCGGTGGCACGGCCGCCGGGTCCGACGCCGAGCGGGAGTACCTCGCCAAGGTGGCGCTCGACGCCTTCACGTCCCACCCCGTGCTCGGCATCGGGCTGGGCGACGTGATGGAGGCCCACAACATCTACCTGCAGGTCGCGGCGGCCGTCGGCATCGTCGGCACCGCGGTCTACCTGGTGCTGCTCGCGTCAGTGGCGCTGAGGGCGATCACCCTCCCCGGCCCGTCCGCGCTCCTGGCCCTGCCCGTCCTCGGCTACGCCATGATCGGCCTGATGACCACGATCCTCTGGGACCGCTACGTCTGGGCCGTGCTCGCGCTGCCCTTCCTCGTCCGTCTCGGTGACGGCGCCCCCGAGGCGGACCCCGCCGACACCGTTCCCTCGACCGACCAGTGGGAGACCGCATGA
- a CDS encoding polysaccharide biosynthesis tyrosine autokinase, with protein sequence MELRQFLGALRARWVFSTVTFLAGAVLTVAAVFLMTPQYGSSVKLFVSTPSGGSAEYAASFIVTQRVASYAELATDPSVLQRVVDSLDLDMTREDLEGRVSASVITGTQTIELDVTAETPELAQQIAKAEAEEVVALVEQLERPAVEDEEPAIAARIAAEPSISDTPVSPNIPLNLGIGLLVSLFVAIVGALLRDLLDRTVKSRQDVEKISGHSVLVTLPYDPQVKKTPLATEVGGSLAEAFRVLRTNLQFADLDAERQAILVSSALPDEGKTLVATNLALTMAQSGRSVLLIDADMRNPNVAELLGLENSVGIVTVLVGRTSIEDATQPHVSGISFMGTGPAPPNPAEVLDTQAMRDLISRVRKEYDAVIIDAPPMLPVADASILMTEVDGALLLVRHGSTTREQLRLAVARIHAVGGRLFGTILNRTPRRSGDADGYGYGYGHGYGYGYAPTPAAEPASSTRGRRIGRRVKR encoded by the coding sequence GTGGAGCTGCGGCAGTTCTTGGGCGCTCTGCGCGCGCGCTGGGTGTTCAGCACCGTGACGTTCCTCGCCGGGGCGGTCCTGACCGTCGCGGCGGTGTTCCTCATGACCCCGCAGTACGGCTCGAGCGTCAAGCTGTTCGTCTCCACACCGTCCGGCGGGTCCGCCGAGTACGCGGCCTCCTTCATCGTCACCCAGCGCGTCGCGTCCTACGCCGAGCTGGCCACGGACCCCTCGGTGCTCCAACGCGTGGTGGACTCCCTCGATCTGGACATGACGCGCGAGGACCTCGAGGGCCGTGTGTCGGCCTCCGTGATCACGGGGACGCAGACCATCGAGCTCGACGTGACCGCCGAGACGCCCGAGCTGGCCCAGCAGATCGCGAAGGCCGAGGCCGAGGAGGTCGTGGCCCTCGTCGAGCAGCTCGAGCGGCCCGCCGTCGAGGACGAGGAGCCCGCCATCGCGGCCCGGATCGCCGCCGAACCCAGCATCAGCGACACCCCGGTCTCGCCCAACATCCCGCTCAACCTCGGCATCGGGCTGCTCGTCAGCCTCTTCGTCGCGATCGTCGGCGCCCTGCTGCGCGACCTGCTCGACCGTACGGTCAAGTCGCGCCAGGACGTCGAGAAGATCAGCGGCCACTCCGTGCTCGTGACGCTGCCCTACGACCCACAGGTCAAGAAGACCCCGTTGGCCACGGAGGTGGGCGGCAGCCTCGCGGAGGCCTTCCGCGTGCTGCGGACGAACCTGCAGTTCGCCGACCTCGACGCCGAGCGTCAGGCCATCCTGGTCTCGAGCGCCCTGCCCGACGAGGGCAAGACGCTGGTGGCCACCAACCTCGCGCTGACCATGGCCCAGTCCGGCCGCTCGGTGCTCCTCATCGATGCCGACATGCGCAACCCCAACGTCGCGGAGCTGCTCGGCCTCGAGAACTCCGTCGGCATCGTGACGGTGCTGGTGGGGCGCACGTCCATCGAGGACGCCACGCAGCCGCACGTGAGCGGCATCAGCTTCATGGGCACCGGACCCGCCCCGCCGAACCCGGCCGAGGTCCTCGACACCCAGGCCATGCGCGACCTCATCTCGCGGGTGCGCAAGGAGTACGACGCGGTCATCATCGACGCGCCCCCCATGCTCCCGGTGGCCGACGCTTCGATCCTCATGACCGAGGTCGACGGGGCGCTCCTGCTGGTGCGCCACGGCTCCACCACGCGCGAGCAGCTGCGTCTGGCCGTGGCACGCATCCACGCCGTGGGCGGCCGGCTGTTCGGCACGATCCTCAATCGCACGCCGCGACGCTCGGGCGACGCCGACGGCTACGGGTACGGCTACGGGCACGGGTACGGGTACGGCTACGCGCCCACCCCGGCGGCCGAGCCGGCGTCCTCGACCCGCGGTCGGCGCATCGGCCGCCGCGTGAAGCGCTGA
- a CDS encoding NAD-dependent epimerase/dehydratase family protein, with protein MTVLVTGAGGFIGGHLVADLLAQGREVRAVDKKPTSEWYQVHDDAESLVADCSDMGDAHKMSVGTQAIYNLAADMGGMGFIENNKAECMLSVLTSTNMLVAARDAGTEQFFYSSSACVYNGTKQTDPNVTALKESDAYPAEPEDGYGWEKLFSERMARHFREDYGLQTRVARYHNVYGPDGTYEGGREKAPAALSRKIAWAKLTGEHTIDVWGDGEQSRSFMYIDDCVRGTQEILAGENVEPVNLGSSELVTINQMIGILEDIAGITVSKEHDLTAPQGVRGRNSDNTMFHEIYGWEPSISLRDGLEKTYAWIYDQLAPRV; from the coding sequence ATGACGGTACTGGTGACGGGAGCGGGCGGCTTCATCGGCGGCCACCTTGTGGCGGACCTGCTGGCGCAGGGACGCGAGGTGCGCGCGGTCGACAAGAAGCCGACGTCCGAGTGGTACCAGGTGCACGACGACGCCGAGAGCCTCGTGGCGGACTGCTCCGACATGGGCGACGCCCACAAGATGTCGGTCGGCACCCAGGCGATCTACAACCTGGCCGCCGACATGGGTGGCATGGGCTTCATCGAGAACAACAAGGCCGAGTGCATGCTCTCGGTGCTCACCAGCACGAACATGCTCGTCGCCGCGCGCGACGCCGGCACCGAGCAGTTCTTCTACAGCAGCTCGGCCTGCGTCTACAACGGGACCAAGCAGACCGACCCGAACGTGACCGCGCTCAAGGAGTCCGACGCGTACCCGGCGGAGCCCGAGGACGGCTACGGCTGGGAGAAGCTGTTCAGCGAGCGCATGGCCCGCCACTTCCGCGAGGACTACGGCCTGCAGACCCGGGTGGCTCGCTACCACAACGTCTACGGCCCCGACGGCACGTACGAGGGGGGCCGCGAGAAGGCGCCCGCCGCGCTCTCGCGCAAGATCGCCTGGGCCAAGCTGACCGGTGAGCACACCATCGACGTGTGGGGCGACGGCGAGCAGAGCCGCAGCTTCATGTACATCGACGACTGCGTGCGCGGCACCCAGGAGATCCTGGCCGGCGAGAACGTCGAGCCGGTCAACCTCGGCTCGTCCGAGCTCGTGACGATCAACCAGATGATCGGGATCCTCGAGGACATCGCCGGGATCACGGTCAGCAAGGAGCACGACCTCACCGCGCCGCAGGGCGTGCGCGGCCGCAACAGCGACAACACGATGTTCCACGAGATCTACGGCTGGGAGCCCTCGATCTCGCTGCGCGACGGTCTGGAGAAGACCTACGCCTGGATCTACGACCAGCTCGCCCCGCGCGTCTGA
- a CDS encoding methyltransferase domain-containing protein, translated as MSELFDQSARASSPGTDEAHDRLVKWLVGDRLSCVLLLEDSSLAFRLAGQGHEVVVAGDDVRTVRSEDVLYVRSAGPRLPFVADSFDAVVAPQLNDDQTVLAEYARVLRAGGVLSTLSRTHDETLPWVRRLREVVGRRPTAAAPVTDTLAASGLFAAPETTETATWEELDLPALLQYARETGRQPVEESTLSRVRDLFDQNTAQSGSLRLRHLLRGVRSRVQKSSPPPGSQQPETLLFDLR; from the coding sequence GTGAGCGAGCTGTTCGACCAGTCGGCCCGCGCCTCGTCCCCCGGAACCGACGAGGCGCACGATCGACTCGTCAAGTGGCTCGTGGGCGACCGGCTCTCGTGCGTGCTGCTGCTCGAGGACTCCTCGCTCGCGTTCCGGCTCGCGGGCCAGGGCCACGAGGTCGTCGTCGCGGGAGACGACGTGCGCACCGTGCGCTCCGAGGACGTCCTCTACGTCCGCTCGGCCGGACCGCGGCTCCCGTTCGTGGCCGACTCCTTCGACGCCGTGGTCGCCCCCCAGCTGAACGACGACCAGACCGTGCTGGCCGAGTACGCCCGGGTCCTGCGGGCCGGCGGCGTGCTGTCGACGCTGTCGCGCACGCACGACGAGACCTTGCCCTGGGTGAGGCGCCTGCGGGAGGTGGTCGGACGTCGACCCACCGCTGCAGCCCCCGTCACCGACACGCTCGCCGCCTCCGGCCTGTTCGCCGCACCCGAGACCACCGAGACCGCGACGTGGGAGGAGCTGGACCTCCCGGCGCTGCTGCAGTACGCCCGCGAGACCGGCCGCCAGCCCGTCGAGGAGTCCACGCTCTCGCGGGTCCGTGACCTGTTCGACCAGAACACCGCCCAGAGCGGGAGCCTGCGGCTGCGCCACCTGCTGCGCGGCGTGCGGTCCCGTGTGCAGAAGAGCAGTCCGCCGCCGGGGTCGCAGCAGCCCGAGACGCTGCTCTTCGACCTTCGGTGA
- a CDS encoding FkbM family methyltransferase → MALRGLGYAARRVRQSFTHFRNGPQLLTAMARGGEVTFRTRSGLTIHTPNAPGARFPVYEITADDVYRIDELTAGLRPDFVAVDVGAHIGSFSATLCSRAPGATVHAYEASPSTAEWTRRNAEANGFVDRLHVHAQAVADHRGTLTFVDNGEASAHNGLTAPEGLGAEVEVPCVTFADVHAAAGGRVDLLKSDAEGAEYGYILTSDPALWRDVQRVVMEYHPVEGHQLLDLVRFLRDVGLDLVRDEPSPDKPGLGNAWFARAA, encoded by the coding sequence ATGGCACTGCGCGGACTCGGGTACGCGGCCCGGCGGGTACGCCAGTCGTTCACCCACTTCCGGAACGGACCGCAGCTCCTGACGGCCATGGCGCGGGGTGGCGAGGTGACGTTCCGGACCCGCTCCGGGCTGACGATCCACACGCCCAACGCACCCGGAGCACGGTTCCCGGTGTACGAGATCACGGCCGACGACGTGTACCGCATCGACGAGCTCACGGCGGGCCTGCGCCCCGACTTCGTGGCCGTCGACGTCGGCGCCCACATCGGCAGCTTCTCGGCCACGCTCTGCTCGCGGGCGCCCGGGGCCACCGTGCACGCCTACGAGGCGTCGCCCTCCACCGCCGAGTGGACCCGCCGCAACGCCGAGGCCAACGGCTTCGTCGACCGGCTGCACGTGCACGCCCAGGCCGTCGCCGACCACCGCGGCACGCTCACGTTCGTCGACAACGGCGAGGCGAGCGCCCACAACGGCCTCACGGCGCCGGAGGGGCTCGGCGCCGAGGTGGAGGTCCCGTGCGTCACCTTCGCCGACGTGCACGCCGCGGCCGGCGGACGGGTCGACCTGCTCAAGAGCGACGCCGAGGGCGCCGAGTACGGCTACATCCTCACGAGCGACCCGGCGCTCTGGCGCGACGTCCAGCGGGTCGTCATGGAGTACCACCCCGTCGAGGGCCACCAGCTGCTGGACCTCGTCCGGTTCCTGCGCGACGTCGGCCTCGACCTCGTCCGCGACGAGCCCTCGCCGGACAAGCCCGGCCTGGGCAACGCCTGGTTCGCCCGCGCGGCATGA
- a CDS encoding DUF563 domain-containing protein — MTRLPPALMPLWPAAKRAHRAATRAVGVAARAVGDGGPRSVPTRISTESRATAAAEPEHVRVHETGDPLGVVRDAPAGRPGGLRFWDDVRVLQRPPRSVLEVSGGRLVGEAAATLTPRGTLDLETSPYFGIRRPTEHPVHLRLRLPEPEHVPGTVLSLASHASGRNYYHSLMDALPRWGLFQDLFPDERPDQVVVGHTSRWDRQLVAMTGLDRYPLVRPTSRLHLRADRLLVPTIDNHSTLAPPWVTRWLRENLPARDVSDKPRRLYVTRGDRPQTRRYVQEAALLPHLERQGFVRFDPGSVSVQEQIDHFAAAEVVVAPHGAGLVNLNFAPEGVKVLELFAPRYLNPGYWAITSNVPASTYRYVVAEPVERDRPERAMNRVQADVDIPVAVVLDALEELLAAPT, encoded by the coding sequence ATGACCCGTCTCCCCCCGGCGCTCATGCCGCTGTGGCCCGCGGCCAAGCGGGCCCACCGCGCGGCGACCCGGGCGGTCGGGGTGGCCGCTCGGGCGGTCGGCGACGGTGGACCACGGTCGGTCCCCACGCGCATCAGCACCGAGTCCCGGGCCACCGCCGCCGCCGAGCCCGAGCACGTCCGCGTGCACGAGACCGGCGATCCGCTGGGCGTCGTGCGCGACGCGCCCGCGGGGCGACCGGGTGGTCTGCGCTTCTGGGACGACGTCCGCGTCCTGCAGCGTCCACCCCGCTCGGTGCTGGAGGTCAGCGGCGGACGGCTCGTCGGCGAGGCCGCCGCCACACTCACGCCGCGCGGCACGCTCGACCTCGAGACGAGCCCGTACTTCGGCATCCGACGTCCCACCGAGCACCCGGTGCACCTGCGACTGCGCCTGCCGGAGCCGGAGCACGTCCCGGGGACGGTCCTGTCGCTGGCCTCGCACGCGTCCGGGCGCAACTACTACCACTCCCTCATGGACGCCCTTCCGCGCTGGGGCCTGTTCCAGGACCTCTTCCCCGACGAGCGGCCCGACCAGGTGGTCGTGGGCCACACCAGCCGCTGGGACCGTCAGCTCGTGGCCATGACGGGCCTCGACCGGTACCCCCTCGTGCGGCCGACGTCGCGTCTGCACCTGCGGGCGGACCGCCTGCTCGTGCCCACGATCGACAACCACAGCACCCTCGCGCCGCCGTGGGTCACCCGCTGGCTGCGCGAGAACCTCCCCGCCCGCGACGTGTCCGACAAGCCGCGCCGGCTCTACGTCACCCGCGGCGACCGGCCGCAGACCCGCCGCTACGTGCAGGAGGCAGCCCTGCTGCCCCACCTGGAGCGGCAGGGGTTCGTCCGGTTCGACCCGGGCTCCGTGAGCGTGCAGGAGCAGATCGACCACTTCGCCGCCGCCGAGGTGGTGGTGGCTCCGCACGGCGCCGGGCTGGTGAACCTGAACTTCGCTCCCGAGGGTGTCAAGGTGCTGGAGCTGTTCGCCCCCCGCTACCTCAACCCCGGCTACTGGGCGATCACCTCCAACGTGCCCGCCTCGACGTACCGCTACGTCGTGGCCGAACCGGTCGAGCGCGACCGGCCCGAACGCGCCATGAACCGCGTGCAGGCCGACGTCGACATCCCGGTCGCGGTCGTGCTCGACGCCCTCGAGGAGCTGCTCGCCGCACCGACGTGA
- a CDS encoding class I SAM-dependent methyltransferase, producing the protein MTTSQVPAHRPPSAKERAAKVLPGPVVAGLDRAVFGLRRSRVRAAHAVLGKAGLNIVKRADYYSTLPVLSEIEDTRERWDRPSALVGLDLDVDALTATLRGLAQRWEPEFAATTGEYLQNTGRGFGPGYPELDARTLYYVLREHKPRRYLEVGSGLSTYYASLAAQQNAAEGSPLSLTCIEPYPFDALRTLPDFELVEGFVQDVPLTTFENLEDGDVLFIDSSHALKIDSDVAYLFLEVLPRLAPGVHVHIHDVHFPYNTPFPADTWLFGERWPVYWNEAMVVQTFLAFNSAFEVTLSTPLVRHHDESALVDLLDDYVPLADDPNPPSSLWIRRVR; encoded by the coding sequence ATGACGACGTCGCAGGTCCCCGCGCACCGACCGCCCTCGGCGAAGGAGCGCGCCGCCAAGGTGCTGCCCGGTCCGGTGGTCGCCGGCCTCGACCGCGCCGTGTTCGGGCTGCGCCGCAGCAGGGTCCGCGCAGCTCACGCCGTCCTCGGCAAGGCGGGTCTGAACATCGTCAAGAGGGCCGACTACTACTCCACGCTGCCGGTGCTGTCCGAGATCGAGGACACCCGCGAGCGGTGGGACCGTCCCAGCGCACTGGTAGGCCTCGATCTCGACGTCGACGCCCTCACCGCGACGCTGCGTGGCCTGGCGCAGCGGTGGGAGCCGGAGTTCGCCGCCACCACGGGCGAGTACCTCCAGAACACCGGTCGCGGCTTTGGCCCCGGCTACCCCGAGCTCGATGCCCGCACCCTCTACTACGTGCTGCGCGAGCACAAGCCGCGCCGCTACCTCGAGGTCGGCTCGGGCCTGTCCACCTACTACGCGTCGCTCGCCGCGCAGCAGAACGCCGCCGAGGGATCGCCGCTGAGCCTCACCTGCATCGAGCCCTACCCGTTCGACGCGCTGCGCACCCTGCCCGACTTCGAGCTCGTCGAGGGCTTCGTGCAGGACGTCCCGCTCACCACGTTCGAGAACCTCGAGGACGGCGACGTGCTGTTCATCGACTCCTCGCACGCGCTGAAGATCGACAGCGACGTCGCCTACCTGTTCCTGGAGGTGCTGCCGCGCCTGGCGCCCGGCGTGCACGTGCACATCCACGACGTGCACTTCCCGTACAACACGCCGTTCCCCGCCGACACCTGGTTGTTCGGCGAGCGGTGGCCCGTGTACTGGAACGAGGCGATGGTCGTCCAGACCTTCCTGGCCTTCAACAGCGCCTTCGAGGTCACGCTCTCCACGCCCCTCGTGCGCCACCACGACGAGTCGGCGCTCGTCGACCTCCTCGACGACTACGTCCCGCTGGCTGACGACCCGAACCCGCCGTCGTCGCTCTGGATCCGCCGGGTGCGCTGA
- a CDS encoding GuaB1 family IMP dehydrogenase-related protein, translating into MEFLNGLQPAHDLTYSDVFMVPRRSDVTSRFDVDLSTGDGTGTTIPLVVANMTAISGRRMAETIARRGGIAIIPQDIPLDVVAATVQQVKSAHTVYDTPVTVPPATTVGEALSLLPKRAHGALLVVEDGRPLGVVTERDGLEVDRFTQVHEVMSTDVRTVAAGLDPRDYFDALAGSHLAVAPVVEDGRLVGVVTRTGALRSTIYTPATDPDGRLVVGAAVGINGDVRAKALALLDAGVDVLVVDTAHGHQHKMLDVLPLVRDARDEVAARTGRRIPVAAGNVVSADGVRDLVAAGADIVKVGVGPGAMCTTRMMTGVGRPQFSAVLECAAAARELGTHVWADGGVRYPRDVALALAAGAANVMIGSWFAGTLESPGDLKVDADGRAYKESFGMASSRAVANRTRDAAGFERARMALFEEGISSSRMYLDPERPGVEDLVDAITAGVRSSFTYAGARSLPEFAEHAVVGLQSAAGYDEGRPLHRSW; encoded by the coding sequence GTGGAGTTCCTCAACGGCCTGCAGCCCGCGCACGACCTGACCTACAGCGACGTCTTCATGGTGCCGCGGCGCTCCGACGTCACGTCCCGCTTCGACGTCGACCTGTCCACCGGCGACGGCACGGGCACCACCATCCCGCTGGTCGTGGCCAACATGACGGCCATCTCGGGTCGCCGGATGGCCGAGACGATCGCTCGTCGCGGCGGGATCGCGATCATCCCGCAGGACATCCCCCTCGACGTGGTCGCCGCGACGGTGCAGCAGGTCAAGTCCGCGCACACCGTGTACGACACCCCGGTGACCGTCCCGCCCGCGACGACGGTCGGCGAGGCGCTCAGCCTCCTCCCCAAGCGCGCTCATGGCGCCCTCCTCGTCGTCGAGGACGGCCGGCCGCTGGGCGTGGTGACCGAGCGGGACGGTCTGGAGGTCGACCGCTTCACCCAGGTCCACGAGGTGATGTCGACCGACGTGCGGACCGTCGCGGCCGGCCTGGACCCCCGGGACTACTTCGACGCCCTGGCGGGCAGCCACCTGGCGGTGGCGCCGGTCGTCGAGGACGGTCGCCTGGTCGGCGTCGTCACCCGCACGGGCGCGTTGCGCTCCACCATCTACACCCCCGCCACCGACCCCGACGGTCGCCTCGTGGTGGGCGCGGCGGTCGGCATCAACGGCGACGTGCGGGCCAAGGCCCTGGCACTGCTCGATGCCGGCGTCGACGTGCTGGTCGTCGACACCGCGCACGGTCACCAGCACAAGATGCTCGACGTCCTGCCGCTCGTCCGCGACGCCCGCGACGAGGTGGCCGCGCGGACCGGCCGGCGCATCCCGGTGGCGGCCGGCAACGTGGTCTCGGCCGACGGCGTCCGCGACCTGGTCGCGGCCGGCGCCGACATCGTCAAGGTGGGCGTCGGACCGGGCGCCATGTGCACCACACGGATGATGACCGGTGTCGGGCGCCCCCAGTTCTCGGCGGTGCTCGAGTGCGCGGCCGCCGCGCGCGAGCTCGGCACTCACGTGTGGGCCGACGGAGGGGTCCGCTACCCGCGCGACGTCGCGCTCGCGCTCGCCGCCGGTGCGGCCAACGTGATGATCGGGTCGTGGTTCGCAGGAACGCTGGAGAGCCCCGGCGACCTCAAGGTCGATGCCGACGGACGGGCCTACAAGGAGTCGTTCGGCATGGCCAGCTCGCGCGCCGTGGCGAACCGCACCCGCGACGCCGCCGGCTTCGAGCGCGCGCGGATGGCCCTCTTCGAGGAGGGCATCAGCTCCTCGCGCATGTACCTCGACCCGGAGCGGCCGGGCGTCGAGGACCTGGTGGACGCCATCACCGCAGGGGTCCGCTCGAGCTTCACCTACGCCGGCGCTCGCTCGCTGCCGGAGTTCGCGGAGCATGCCGTGGTCGGCCTCCAGAGTGCTGCGGGCTACGACGAGGGACGCCCGCTGCACCGGTCCTGGTAG
- a CDS encoding SGNH/GDSL hydrolase family protein has product MTAPDASGADGAPALPLPVRVLVKGASTVNWISWMGGPRTDFILPRVIEERLLASGRPCTVHTHSVASEPTHGVLQTWEREVLGFSPDAIVLVYGHYETIHLLLPRWLERHANSLRGRPRRVRLLYRRRVVRPVWMFLARVQAAVDVRVGHRVRTRRHEKVVADLEAYVRHVRKVGSPLVHLVELLPPHEKYVSWFPGMPRRIHRMNEALDDLVRRFDDPEVRFVRVADLVDSVAGGDLAVAIPDGFHYSPAMHRAVGERIAASITQWAEGQPHLAP; this is encoded by the coding sequence GTGACCGCCCCGGACGCCTCCGGGGCGGACGGCGCGCCGGCGCTGCCGCTGCCGGTCCGCGTGCTCGTCAAGGGTGCGTCGACCGTCAACTGGATCTCGTGGATGGGCGGCCCGCGGACCGACTTCATCCTGCCGCGGGTCATCGAGGAGCGGCTGCTCGCGAGCGGTCGGCCGTGCACCGTCCACACCCACAGCGTCGCGTCGGAGCCCACCCACGGCGTCCTGCAGACGTGGGAGCGCGAGGTCCTGGGTTTCTCGCCCGACGCCATCGTGCTCGTCTACGGCCACTACGAGACCATCCACCTGCTGCTGCCCCGGTGGCTCGAGCGTCATGCCAACAGCCTGCGCGGTCGTCCGCGACGGGTCCGGCTGCTCTACCGGCGCCGCGTGGTCCGGCCGGTCTGGATGTTCCTGGCCCGCGTGCAGGCCGCGGTCGACGTGAGGGTCGGGCACCGTGTCCGCACCCGTCGCCACGAGAAGGTGGTCGCCGACCTCGAGGCGTACGTCCGCCACGTGCGCAAGGTCGGCAGCCCGCTGGTGCACCTGGTGGAGCTGCTGCCCCCGCACGAGAAGTACGTGAGCTGGTTCCCGGGCATGCCGCGGCGCATCCACCGCATGAACGAGGCGCTCGACGACCTCGTGCGCCGGTTCGACGACCCCGAGGTCCGGTTCGTGCGTGTGGCCGACCTCGTCGACAGCGTGGCGGGCGGCGATCTCGCGGTCGCGATCCCCGACGGCTTCCACTACTCCCCGGCCATGCACCGGGCCGTGGGCGAGCGCATCGCGGCGAGCATCACGCAGTGGGCCGAGGGGCAGCCCCACCTCGCTCCGTAG